Proteins encoded by one window of Gambusia affinis linkage group LG17, SWU_Gaff_1.0, whole genome shotgun sequence:
- the LOC122847038 gene encoding AN1-type zinc finger protein 5-like isoform X2: protein MAQETNQSPVPMLCATGCGFYGNPRTNGMCSVCHKEHLSRQNNGGVSSLSPIGSSSTSEESAIQSLEDTLNNAAAAAAAEEAAEAAAAASDNTDPLSGSSAAASLTQQMTEMRLSCQEKPASGNKLDDTEAVVNQPPSSVPLPSTAGSEEVGPSEPTKPKKNRCFMCRKKIGLTGFGCRCGNLFCGIHRYSDKHDCPYDYKADAAAKIRKENPMVVAEKIQRI, encoded by the exons ATGGCCCAGGAGACCAATCAGAGCCCCGTTCCCATGCTGTGCGCCACTGGCTGTGGTTTCTATGGCAACCCCAGGACCAACGGCATGTGCTCCGTTTGCCACAAGGAGCACCTGTCGAGACAGAACAACGGCGGCGTCAGCTCTCTGAGCCCGATCG GCAGCAGCTCTACATCCGAGGAATCCGCCATTCAGAGTTTAGAGGACACTTTGAACAACGCTGCAGCTGCCGCTGCTGCAGAGGAGGCGGCTGAGGCGGCGGCGGCTGCCTCTGACAACACAGATCCTCTCAG tggGAGTTCAGCTGCCGCCTCGCTGACGCAGCAGATGACTGAAATGAGGCTTTCATGTCAGGAGAAACCAGCATCAGGGAACAAACTAGACGACACAGAAGCAG TTGTGAATCAGCCCCCCAGTTCAGTTCCTCTCCCCTCCACTGCTGGCAGTGAAGAAGTCGGACCCTCCGAACCCACCAAGCCCAAAAAGAACCGCTGCTTTATGTGTCGCAAAAAAATCGGCCTGACTG GTTTCGGCTGCCGCTGTGGGAATCTGTTCTGCGGGATCCACCGCTACTCCGACAAACACGACTGTCCGTACGACTACAAAGCCGACGCCGCTGCCAAGATCCGTAAGGAGAACCCCATGGTGGTGGCCGAGAAGATCCAGAGAATATGA
- the LOC122847038 gene encoding AN1-type zinc finger protein 5-like isoform X1 codes for MAQETNQSPVPMLCATGCGFYGNPRTNGMCSVCHKEHLSRQNNGGVSSLSPIGSSSTSEESAIQSLEDTLNNAAAAAAAEEAAEAAAAASDNTDPLSGSSAAASLTQQMTEMRLSCQEKPASGNKLDDTEADFVPPVVNQPPSSVPLPSTAGSEEVGPSEPTKPKKNRCFMCRKKIGLTGFGCRCGNLFCGIHRYSDKHDCPYDYKADAAAKIRKENPMVVAEKIQRI; via the exons ATGGCCCAGGAGACCAATCAGAGCCCCGTTCCCATGCTGTGCGCCACTGGCTGTGGTTTCTATGGCAACCCCAGGACCAACGGCATGTGCTCCGTTTGCCACAAGGAGCACCTGTCGAGACAGAACAACGGCGGCGTCAGCTCTCTGAGCCCGATCG GCAGCAGCTCTACATCCGAGGAATCCGCCATTCAGAGTTTAGAGGACACTTTGAACAACGCTGCAGCTGCCGCTGCTGCAGAGGAGGCGGCTGAGGCGGCGGCGGCTGCCTCTGACAACACAGATCCTCTCAG tggGAGTTCAGCTGCCGCCTCGCTGACGCAGCAGATGACTGAAATGAGGCTTTCATGTCAGGAGAAACCAGCATCAGGGAACAAACTAGACGACACAGAAGCAG attttgtgCCTCCAGTTGTGAATCAGCCCCCCAGTTCAGTTCCTCTCCCCTCCACTGCTGGCAGTGAAGAAGTCGGACCCTCCGAACCCACCAAGCCCAAAAAGAACCGCTGCTTTATGTGTCGCAAAAAAATCGGCCTGACTG GTTTCGGCTGCCGCTGTGGGAATCTGTTCTGCGGGATCCACCGCTACTCCGACAAACACGACTGTCCGTACGACTACAAAGCCGACGCCGCTGCCAAGATCCGTAAGGAGAACCCCATGGTGGTGGCCGAGAAGATCCAGAGAATATGA
- the tmc2a gene encoding transmembrane channel-like protein 2-A — protein sequence MPRRSAAAEDVGIEIDEDGSDSDDGGNRRKANRRPAGGRGGGGRGRGRGRGRGKKPGSDEEEDDEDEAPKGRGRGGNRRKPGNKRGGGKNKDDDDDSEDESPKKKRGGAANRKKGGKAQDSDEDDSDDGKGKRGKKGGKKGGKEEESGKGKKGDAKGKDKGKDKDDDKKKKKKKGDSSSDSNSNSDEEEESMSEGEMARLMEEVEEKKKLIATIRNKPWRMKRRLVLLKEAQQFVDKFEGALGKGKGRKWYAYKVMMTKKWIKFQRDFENFRTACIPWERKIKEVESHFGSSVASYFIFLRWMYGMNLVLFGLTFGLVVIPEVLMGLPYGSIPRKTVPRAEQDTAQDYSVLMDFNGYCKYSVLFYGYYDDKRTIGPLKFRLPLSYLLVGIGSFGYSLMLVIRTMAKNADVGGGDGEEGEFTFAWKMFTSWDYLIGNSETADNKYASITTSFKESIVDEQENQKDENIHLRRFLRVLANFLITCSLGGSGYLIYFVVKRSQEFANRDDLSWYEKNELEIIMSLLGLVCPPLFETIAELEDYHPRIALKWQLGRIFALFLGNLYTFLFALFDEVNSKLDEEQSIKNASIWAMKEYYANYSRLLNDSDATPPPMSPADVIRGPCWETAVGIEFVKLTVSDIQVTYLTILIGDFARAVIVRFLNYCWCWDLEAGFPSYGEFDISGNVLGLVFNQGMIWMGAFYAPGLVGINVLRLLSSMYYQCWAVMATNVPHERVFKASKSNNFYMGLLLLILFLSLLPVVYTIMTLPPSFDCGPFSGRAKMFDVIMETIRLDLPAFMGTLFSYAANPGLIIPAVLLMVLAIYYLNSVSEAYQNSNMELKKKMQMARDEEKNRRNNKDSTNQVMKDLEDLLPNRSLSPPPEPEKPPEPEPKPTKTKPGSAGKGVNLQKDVALASSNPNVRGPVDRPPGPRGPGPGPGAGRGRGRGRGAPPS from the exons ATGCCGAGAAGAAGCGCAGCGGCCGAGGACG TCGGAATCGAGATAGATGAAGATGGGAGCGACAGCGATG ACGGCGGCAACCGGAGGAAAGCGAACAGGAGGCCGGCAGgtggacgaggaggaggaggaaggggaagaggaagaggaagaggaagaggaaagaagCCCGGCAGCGACGAAGAGGAAGACGATGAAGATGAGGCTCCAAAgggacgaggaagaggaggaaacaggaggaagcCCGGCAATAAACGAGGCGGCGGTAAGAACAAAGACGATGATGATGACAGCGAAGATGAGTCTCCcaagaagaagagaggaggagcagcaaaCCGGAAGAAAGGCGGTAAAGCCCAAGACAGTGATGAAGACGACAGCGATGACGGGaaaggaaagagaggaaagaaaggagggaagaaaggagggaaggaggaggagagcgggAAGGGAAAGAAAGGTGACGCCAAAGGAAAAGACAAAGGGAAAGACAAAGATGacgacaagaagaagaaaaagaagaagggtGACAG TTCGTCGGACTCCAACTCGAACtcagacgaggaggaggagtccATGTCAGAGGGGGAGATGGCACGGCTaatggaggaggtggaggagaagaagaaactgatcGCCACCATCAGGAACAAGCCTTGGCGGATGAAGCGGCGGCTCGTTCTCTTAAA GGAAGCTCAACAATTTGTGGATAAGTTTGAAGGTGCTCTGGGAAAAGGAAAAGGCAGGAAGTGGTATGCCTACAAAGTGATGATGACGAAG aaatggaTTAAGTTTCAGAGAGATTTTGAGAATTTCAGAACAGCCTGCATCCCCTGGGAGAGGAAGATTAAAGAGGTGGAAA GCCACTTCGGATCGTCAGTTGCTTCTTACTTCATCTTCCTGCGATGGATGTACGGCATGAATCTCGTCCTGTTTGGTCTGACCTTTGGACTCGTCGTCATTCCTGAG GTCCTCATGGGTCTCCCTTATGGGTCCATTCCCAGAAAGACGGTACCGAGAGCAGAGCAGGACACGGCTCAGGATTATTCAGTTCTCATGGATTTCAAC GGATACTGTAAATACTCAGTCCTGTTCTACGGATATTACGACGACAAGAGAACCATTGGTCCACTAAAGTTCAGGTTGCCTCTGTCCTACCTCTTGGTGGGAATCGGGAGCTTCGGATACAGCCTGATGCTGGTGATCCGGAC AATGGCTAAAAATGCTGACGTCGGCGGAGGAGACGGGGAAGAAGGCGAGTTCACCTTCGCCTGGAAGATGTTCACCAGTTGGGACTACCTCATCGGCAATTCCGAAACCGCTGACAACAAGTACGCCTCCATCACCACCAGCTTCAAG GAATCCATCGTGGACGAGCAAGAGAACCAGAAGGACGAGAACATCCACCTGCGGCGGTTTCTCCGGGTTCTGGCCAACTTCCTGATCACCTGCAGTCTCGGCGGCAGTGGGTACCTCATCTACTTTGTGGTGAAGAGATCGCAGGAATTTGCCAACAGGGATGACCTCAGTTGGTATGAGAAGAATGAG TTGGAGATCATCATGTCCCTGCTGGGTTTGGTGTGTCCACCTCTGTTTGAGACCATTGCCGAACTGGAGGACTACCATCCTCGAATCGCCCTGAAGTGGCAGCTGGGGCGCATCTTCGCCCTCTTCCTTGGAAACCTCTACACCTTCCTGTTCGCCTTGTTTGATGAGGTCAACAGTAAG CTGGACGAGGAACAGTCCATCAAGAACGCCTCCATCTGGGCCATGAAGGAGTACTACGCCAACTACTCGCGCTTGCTCAACGATTCGGACGCCACGCCGCCTCCCATGAGCCCGGCTGACGTCATCAGAGGCCCCTGCTGGGAGACGGCAGTCGGCATA GAGTTTGTGAAACTGACCGTCTCAGACATCCAGGTGACCTACCTGACCATCCTGATCGGCGACTTCGCCCGCGCCGTCATCGTTCGTTTCCTCAACTACTGCTGGTGCTGGGACCTGGAGGCTGGATTT CCGTCGTACGGAGAGTTTGACATCAGTGGAAATGTTCTGGGTCTGGTCTTCAACCAGGGGATGATCTG GATGGGAGCGTTTTACGCCCCGGGGCTGGTGGGCATCAACGTGCTCCGCCTCCTCAGCTCCATGTACTACCAGTGCTGGGCCGTCATGGCCACCAACGTCCCGCATGAGAGAGTCTTCAAGGCCTCCAAGTCCAACAACTTCTACATGGGGCTCCTGCTGCTCATCCTCTTCTTGAGCCTCCTGCCCGTCGTTTACACCATCATGACGCTGCCGCCGTCGTTCGACTGCGGCCCCTTCAG CGGACGGGCGAAGATGTTCGATGTGATCATGGAGACGATCAGGCTGGATCTGCCGGCCTTCATGGGGACTCTGTTCAGCTACGCAGCGAATCCCGGACTCATCATCCCGGCCGTGCTGCTCATGGT GCTGGCCATCTATTATCTGAACTCAGTCTCCGAAGCttatcaaaactcaaacatggaactgaagaagaagatgcaGATG GCCCGTGATGAAGAGAAGAACCGGAGAAATAACAAAGACAGCACCAACCAGGTGATGAAAGACCTGGAGGACCTGCTGCCCAACCGGTCCCTCAGTCCGCCGCCGGAGCCCG aaaaacCACCAGAACCGGAGCCGAAAcccaccaaaacaaaacctggttctgctggaaaaGGAGTAAACTTACAGAAGGACGTGGCTCTGGCTTCTTCCAACCCAAACGTTCGAGGGCCGGTAGACCGGCCACCAGGACCGAGAGGACCCGGTCCGGGTCCGGGTGCTGGACGGGGCCGAGGCCGTGGGAGAGGAGCCCCTCCCAGTTAA
- the LOC122847023 gene encoding annexin A1-like isoform X1 — protein MSLFKKFFKGIIHKRDPKDETVDVKEKPKPKYYGTVTPYPNFNASSDASILQSSIESKKVDEDVIGAILAKRNNEQRQKIKAVYESSYGKNLVKSLKPVLSSHLEDVVLALLMPPAHFDAYLLRRATKGLGTDEDVLVEVLVTRSYAELQEIKKVFKQEYQKELEEVIKEETRGDFTKALLAMLNTKRDQNTAVDMELAKKDAKILFEAGEGIGKADVSTFINILTTRSGPQLSKTFQHYAAISDVTLPKALQMELKGDIEDCLIDIVKCAWNTPAFFAEKLNRAMKGLGTSDRTLIRILVSRSEVDLQKVVEEYRAMFDRTLHEDILNDTKGHYQKVLLALCGPS, from the exons atgtctcttttcaAGAAGTTCTTCAAAGGTATCATCCACAAAAGAGACCCAAAGGATGAAACTGTCGAT GTGAAGGAGAAACCCAAACCAAAGTACTACGGGACGGTCACTCCGTATCCAAACTTCAACGCCAGCAGCGACGCGTCGATCCTTCAGAGTTCCATTGAAAGTAAAA aagTGGATGAGGACGTGATCGGTGCCATTCTTGCGAAGAGAAACAACGAGCAGAGGCAGAAAATTAAAGCCGTTTATGAATCGTCCTATGGAAAA aatctGGTTAAATCCCTGAAGCCAGTCCTCAGCTCACATTTAGAGGATGTGGTTCTGGCTCTTCTAATGCCTCCAGCTCACTTCGATGCCTACCTGCTCAGGAGAGCCACCAAG GGTCTGGGAACAGACGAGGACGTCCTTGTCGAGGTTCTGGTGACGAGATCCTACGCAGAACttcaagaaataaagaaagtctTCAAACAAG AGTACcagaaggagctggaggaggtgattaaggaGGAGACCAGAGGTGACTTCACCAAAGCACTGCTGGCCATGCTCAACACCAAGAGAGACCAGAACACTGCGGTCGACATGGAGCTGGCTAAAAAGGACGCCAAG attttgtttgaaGCTGGTGAAGGCATCGGCAAAGCAGATGTGTCGACCTTCATCAACATCCTGACCACGCGCAGCGGCCCGCAGCTTTCTAAAA CGTTCcagcattatgctgccatcAGCGACGTCACGCTGCCTAAAGCCCTGCAGATGGAGCTGAAGGGAGACATCGAGGACTGCCTCATCGACATCG TGAAATGCGCCTGGAACACACCGGCTTTCTTTGCTGAGAAACTCAATCGGGCCATGAAG GGTCTCGGTACCAGTGATCGGACTCTGATCCGGATCCTGGTGAGTCGCTCCGAGGTCGACCTGCAGAAGGTGGTAGAGGAGTACCGGGCAATGTTTGACAGAACCCTACATGAGGACATCTTG aacGACACCAAAGGACATTATCAGAAAGTTCTGCTTGCGTTGTGCGGACCGAGTTAA
- the LOC122847023 gene encoding annexin A1-like isoform X2: protein MSLFKKFFKGIIHKRDPKDETVDVKEKPKPKYYGTVTPYPNFNASSDASILQSSIESKKVDEDVIGAILAKRNNEQRQKIKAVYESSYGKGLGTDEDVLVEVLVTRSYAELQEIKKVFKQEYQKELEEVIKEETRGDFTKALLAMLNTKRDQNTAVDMELAKKDAKILFEAGEGIGKADVSTFINILTTRSGPQLSKTFQHYAAISDVTLPKALQMELKGDIEDCLIDIVKCAWNTPAFFAEKLNRAMKGLGTSDRTLIRILVSRSEVDLQKVVEEYRAMFDRTLHEDILNDTKGHYQKVLLALCGPS, encoded by the exons atgtctcttttcaAGAAGTTCTTCAAAGGTATCATCCACAAAAGAGACCCAAAGGATGAAACTGTCGAT GTGAAGGAGAAACCCAAACCAAAGTACTACGGGACGGTCACTCCGTATCCAAACTTCAACGCCAGCAGCGACGCGTCGATCCTTCAGAGTTCCATTGAAAGTAAAA aagTGGATGAGGACGTGATCGGTGCCATTCTTGCGAAGAGAAACAACGAGCAGAGGCAGAAAATTAAAGCCGTTTATGAATCGTCCTATGGAAAA GGTCTGGGAACAGACGAGGACGTCCTTGTCGAGGTTCTGGTGACGAGATCCTACGCAGAACttcaagaaataaagaaagtctTCAAACAAG AGTACcagaaggagctggaggaggtgattaaggaGGAGACCAGAGGTGACTTCACCAAAGCACTGCTGGCCATGCTCAACACCAAGAGAGACCAGAACACTGCGGTCGACATGGAGCTGGCTAAAAAGGACGCCAAG attttgtttgaaGCTGGTGAAGGCATCGGCAAAGCAGATGTGTCGACCTTCATCAACATCCTGACCACGCGCAGCGGCCCGCAGCTTTCTAAAA CGTTCcagcattatgctgccatcAGCGACGTCACGCTGCCTAAAGCCCTGCAGATGGAGCTGAAGGGAGACATCGAGGACTGCCTCATCGACATCG TGAAATGCGCCTGGAACACACCGGCTTTCTTTGCTGAGAAACTCAATCGGGCCATGAAG GGTCTCGGTACCAGTGATCGGACTCTGATCCGGATCCTGGTGAGTCGCTCCGAGGTCGACCTGCAGAAGGTGGTAGAGGAGTACCGGGCAATGTTTGACAGAACCCTACATGAGGACATCTTG aacGACACCAAAGGACATTATCAGAAAGTTCTGCTTGCGTTGTGCGGACCGAGTTAA
- the LOC122847023 gene encoding annexin A1-like isoform X3 → MCFIFNKLLKNFTISEVDEDVIGAILAKRNNEQRQKIKAVYESSYGKNLVKSLKPVLSSHLEDVVLALLMPPAHFDAYLLRRATKGLGTDEDVLVEVLVTRSYAELQEIKKVFKQEYQKELEEVIKEETRGDFTKALLAMLNTKRDQNTAVDMELAKKDAKILFEAGEGIGKADVSTFINILTTRSGPQLSKTFQHYAAISDVTLPKALQMELKGDIEDCLIDIVKCAWNTPAFFAEKLNRAMKGLGTSDRTLIRILVSRSEVDLQKVVEEYRAMFDRTLHEDILNDTKGHYQKVLLALCGPS, encoded by the exons atgtgctttatttttaataaattactgaaaaacTTTACCATTTCAg aagTGGATGAGGACGTGATCGGTGCCATTCTTGCGAAGAGAAACAACGAGCAGAGGCAGAAAATTAAAGCCGTTTATGAATCGTCCTATGGAAAA aatctGGTTAAATCCCTGAAGCCAGTCCTCAGCTCACATTTAGAGGATGTGGTTCTGGCTCTTCTAATGCCTCCAGCTCACTTCGATGCCTACCTGCTCAGGAGAGCCACCAAG GGTCTGGGAACAGACGAGGACGTCCTTGTCGAGGTTCTGGTGACGAGATCCTACGCAGAACttcaagaaataaagaaagtctTCAAACAAG AGTACcagaaggagctggaggaggtgattaaggaGGAGACCAGAGGTGACTTCACCAAAGCACTGCTGGCCATGCTCAACACCAAGAGAGACCAGAACACTGCGGTCGACATGGAGCTGGCTAAAAAGGACGCCAAG attttgtttgaaGCTGGTGAAGGCATCGGCAAAGCAGATGTGTCGACCTTCATCAACATCCTGACCACGCGCAGCGGCCCGCAGCTTTCTAAAA CGTTCcagcattatgctgccatcAGCGACGTCACGCTGCCTAAAGCCCTGCAGATGGAGCTGAAGGGAGACATCGAGGACTGCCTCATCGACATCG TGAAATGCGCCTGGAACACACCGGCTTTCTTTGCTGAGAAACTCAATCGGGCCATGAAG GGTCTCGGTACCAGTGATCGGACTCTGATCCGGATCCTGGTGAGTCGCTCCGAGGTCGACCTGCAGAAGGTGGTAGAGGAGTACCGGGCAATGTTTGACAGAACCCTACATGAGGACATCTTG aacGACACCAAAGGACATTATCAGAAAGTTCTGCTTGCGTTGTGCGGACCGAGTTAA